The genomic interval AACAATTACAATAAATCAACGCTTGCTGCCACATCCGATTACGCAGCCTTTAGTCAAAATATCATGTCCATGTTTGAAGGCGCATCAGACGCCTTGATTTATAATCCGCAAGAAACATATGAACGTAGTCAAATGGTGAATGCGTTTACGGCTGTTGAACGTTTTGATCACGAAGTTGCCTTGTTTCTAAACAAAGAACAATACAGATACAGTACAGCTGCATGCGATGATCTTCCAGAAGAAGAAAAAATAAACTGTATCTTGCAATCCTACAGCCAACAAGCGTGGTTGAGCAAAAGTGAAAGCGAACAAGAATTAGAGCGCAGAAAGTTACAAGTTTACGAACAAAACGCAATGAAAGGCGAAAATAGACGTTTAAAAAACTTAAGTGAAGCAGCCTATCCAAAAGTTTTTCGCGGATTCTTGCCCTATCATTTTTACCGGACGACCAATGCCAAAATTTTGATGGAGTTGCAAAAAATGAGCGTTGATCAAGGACGGCAGTATTTGGCAACAGAACAAAGCTTCATCAATTTTACGGAGCAATTGGTATGCGGAAAAAATGCCTTTCATTATTGTCAAGAACAATACAAAGCTAAACGCGTTGAATCCAGAAAAAAACTGTATCAAAATATTAAAAACGGAACTTACCGAGTGGCTTTCCATCCCACCCCACAAAAAACCGCACTGCGAAAAAGTATGGTCGACTTACTCAATGCTAAAATCAGTGATATCAATGACTACTGCTACAATGCTTCAGCTGAGCTAAAAGACCGTTTTGAAAACATGAGCATGGATGAAACGTTTCCCTTTAATGCTATTGATGAGCAAGAGCGTTACACATTGATGAGCTTCTTGGAAGAAAAATTACAAAAATTGTATGCTACGCCTACCTTTGGCAGTTACTTTGCTCATTCCAGCATGATTGACTTATTAAACTTTGATGCGCAAGAGCGCTACAACACCTGCTTCAATCAAGGCTACGTATTTGGAGGATCGTTAAAAAGCACCAAGACCTATAAAAGAATGATGGAAGATGCATCACACGGAGTCATTTCTTCAGCAATGCATCTCATGGATTTCAAACAACGGAAATTGGCCTCTGATTTTCAAGTAAGCATGGCCAGCCTCCAAGCTGTAGAGCGTGCCTTAGAGCAAGATATCATGACAGAGCTTAATATCTTGGAGCAAAAAAGAAAGCTTAATACTCCAGAAGGACAACTCAACTTTTTGAAAGACAGCATAAAGTCACGGGTTTTTTCCCTGCTCGATTTTGCTTTGGATAACCCATCAGAAGGTTTAGGCGATACCTACTGCACGTTATTGGATGAAGCCAATTGTGACGAAGTGATGAAAGAAAACATGATCAAAATGGCAATGATTGTGCCGCACGTGATGGCTTTGTTTTTGTTGCCTGGGGCGGGAAATATTGTAGTGGAACTAAGCATCGTTGGCGGGGCGTTAACTATCAGCAGTCTTGCTACCTATCAAATGATTGTCATGCGTATAAACCAACAAAGCCAACTCGATCGGTCTTTGGCCAGCAGCAACATCAGCCCTCAAAACGCCGCATATTTACAAAGCTATTTTAGAAAAGATATAAAAAATTACACGGTAGTCCTTGCCCTAGAAGCAGCTGTTGTTGTTGCTACTGATTATGTTCTGATTAGAGAAGGTCTTAAAACCGTAAAGTATCTCCGACAAACAGGAGCCTTTCAAAAATATTTTTCACGACAAATGTTGATTGACCATGCCATTCGTGTTGCTCCCAAAGGTTCCGCAGGTTTTTTAAATCAATACAGGTATTCTAGAGAGTTTTTTGCGCGTTCGGATCAAATATCAGATCAGGTGTTTGATGATTTTATTCGTGCTCTAAAAGAGGGTGAGGGTTTAAAGTTTTCAAAAAACAATTTTCCAAATCATTTTCCGGAGATAAATCCAAGTTTGGTTTCTCAAATGTTCAAATCAATAGGTAAAGGTTTGAACCATGTATGGAAAACTCTATGGGATATGCCTCTTTTAAAGCAAGTAAGCATAAATTATTATAAGGTTATGTACCAATACACTAGTAAATGGTGGGTGACAAGCAAACGCATGACGGAAATTCTTAACGAAGCTTTAGAACGAGGACGCATCAGTCAACAACAGTTTGAAGAGTTAATTGAGGGCATGCCAGAATTTACTATTGTTAACGGTAAAGCGGTTTTAAAAATCAATTCAGAAATAAAAGTATTAGCCAAACGCTTCTTGGATGAGTATGTCATGGATACCAATGGCATGCGCAGCTTTTTGGAACCCTTTGTTTACAGTGATATTCTTAGCCCACAGCAATGGCAGCGTGCCATTGCTAACTTTGAAAAAACAGGCAGAAAAATTTTAAGCAAAGAAGATGCTAAAATGTTTATTTCTGTCATTAAGTTTTCTCGTCGAGAAATCAATTCAATTGCAGATGAACTAAAACGTTCGGGTCAGTTTGTATCTGGTTACTATCAAAAGCGCACCAATTTTATATTGGACCACATGGATGAATTTTTAGATGTTGCTTATTTGGAACGTTTAAAACAAAGACAGCGCTTTATTCAATACCTAAAACAAATGGGCAGAACATCTGAGGACCAAATAGATGAGCTGCACCGTTTTATCAATCAAATTGATGATTATGACTTGCATTACGCTTGGAATCATCAAGGAGAAATTGCCCAAAAAATTGACGACATCACAGAAAGTTTACGCTCTCATTCAGGTAGGTTTTTTACCAATGAACACGTGATGTATTATATTCGAGAACAAGAGCAATACGTGGACTATTTTTTTAAATCTTTAGACCAAGCTTTGGGACGAAATAACAGTAACCTGATCAAGCGTATACGGACCAAACGTTATGGTAGTGCGCAACATCGAAACTTCACCGATGCCTATGCTGAAGCCCGGCATAAAACAAAAATGCGTAAGACCATACATGGTGAATGTTCGTTGCCCAACTCGCCGGTTAAAAAAATTGCCAACAAAGTCATGGCCAACCAAGCCAAACAAATAAGTTTGGTGTCCAACACCTGGGGTTATGTCAGTGTAAAGTATGATGACTACGATGTACATCAAGGCTTAGACATTGAGTGGATTACGCGCTTGGCTTATGACTTGGCCGTGCCTCAGTTGGGCACACACCTGTCCATGAAAGCTTTAACTTCAGGTGAGAAAAGGGCCGTATCCAAAATAGGCATGGAGTGGTTAGCAGGCATTCCTGTTTCTGCAGTAGAGTTTGGCGGGTATTGGTTTTTAAGTGAGCATTTGTGGAATTCATCGGATCAAGCGGAAGCTCTTTTTGCCAAAGAAGTCAGGCAATCAGAAAATCTTCCCAAAGATTTAGGTGAGCTATTTAAAGGCTATCCAAAAATTTATCAGGGTGTAATGCAGCGCTTGGAAAAAGTTCAAAACTTCTTAATCCATGAGCATCCACCGGCTGTAATCAACGATGCCTTTTTATACGACTTGGCTGTTAAAGAAGGTTTGATTGATGAAGTTTTACAAAGTGATGCGGATTTTGAAAAAGAACTTTTGGATGCACTGTCTGACTTTATGTACGATGAAGCTTATGATAGCAGACCCAAGTCCAACTTCCCTATTTTAGGCAACAAAGTTCGCTTGTTTGGCGATGGCTTTAAATCAAGAGAGTGGTTGATGGAAAACCAAGATATCCCTGCTTCTGTGCATGAATCTGTAGATAGAATTATGTTTTACCGTTTGTTTGATTTGTTTCCCAATAGCCAAATCAAGTACATCAGAAGTCAGCTGGTTTATTCAATGTTATGCAAGTACAGGTACAGCCAGCGCATGACTGTTCCTGCGGCCATTGCCGTTTATGCAGCCATTAAAGCAGCCACAGACCCTATTAAGTATCACCTGCGTGAACAAAATACAGGGCACTGATAAAAACTGCCTATATTGTTATGATTGATCTTGCAGCCAAACTTGCAAGTCATCTGACCCACCAATGTGCTGGCCATCGATGTAAATTTGTGGAACAGAAGTACGACCACTGATGGGTAAAATGGCTTCCATGGGAATATCCTGACCGGCTTTGATTTCAATAATATCATAGCCATAATCGGTGAGCATGGCTCTGGCTTTGACACAAAATGGACACACTTGCGTTGAAATCATCACGGCTGTTTTTGTTTGAGACATAAGATCTTCTTTCTTGTTAAAGAGTGTTTAGGGGTACGCAGCGCATGCCCCTAAAACCTCAAGTGTATTTTATTAGTCAGCTAATATAGAGCGCAGCATCCAAGCAGTTTTTTCATGAACTTCT from bacterium carries:
- a CDS encoding glutathione S-transferase N-terminal domain-containing protein, with the protein product MSQTKTAVMISTQVCPFCVKARAMLTDYGYDIIEIKAGQDIPMEAILPISGRTSVPQIYIDGQHIGGSDDLQVWLQDQS